Genomic DNA from Armatimonadota bacterium:
GGTCGAGGTAGAAAGCCCCTTCCGGTGCCAGCCGCACCGGACGTCCGTCGGGGTGGGTCATCACCTCCTGCCAGGCTTCTTGCCACGACTCCAGGTCCCGGCAGCTCGCCTCCAGGGTGGCCACCTGATCCAGGAGCTGCTCCAGGGTGCGCTCCGTATGCACCCCGCACAGGTGCGCGCCCCCGTATCCCAACAGCCGTGCGCCCACCACCTGCAGGGCAGCCCGTCGGATGGCGACCGACCTCCCTCCGTCCTCCAACTTCGCGTCCTCCTCCAGGCGCCGCAGGAAGTCCTCCGGGATCGGAACGCCGGGAAGCTTCGCATCCCGGATCCGCAGGGCCAGGGAGGGCGTGAGCAGCCACACGCTGGCCAGGATCGGGACGCGGACGCCCCGGGAAGCCAGGAACGCCTGGAGCTCCTGGAACTTCCGGGGGTCCCACCCGATCTGGGTGATGAGGACATCCGCTCCGGCCCGGAGCTTCTTCAGGGCCTTCACGTACTGCCCGAAGAGCTCCTCCTCCCGGTACTTGAACGGGTTCACCGCGGCGGCCAGGAACGCGGAGGGGAGCTCCTTCCGGGCGATCCAGAGGGACTGGACGGAGTCCAGGTACCGGGCAGGCCTGTCCGGAGGGGGCTCCCGCAGGGCATCTCCCGTGATGAACAGGAATGCCTCCAACCCCTCCTGTCTTGCCCGCTCCAGGTCCCGTTCCAGATCCGGGAGGGTGCGTCCCTTGCCGGCCCAGTGGACCACGGGGAGGATCCCCGTGGCCTCCGCCACCATGCGACCCACCAGGAGCGCATCGTGGTCGTGGTCCGTGCGTACCCGGTCCGAGATGGTGAGGGCTGCAATCCGCCCGTCCTGCCGGGCCCACCGTCCCATCCGGATCACGGAGTCCGCCACCTCCTCAAGGGGCTTGGAGCCGCTCAGCGGCGGGGACTCCAGGGTGAGGACGAACCTTCCCTCCTGGAGGCTCTGCAGGAGCCGGTTTTCGTACTTCGGGCGAACGGCCTCGGGACGGTTCATGCCGCTCCTCGTGGGTCATACATTGGCCTTTCGCTTGCTTTTTCCATCTTACCGGGGTTCCGTCCGAGCGGGCAACTTCCGGAGGGCCCTGTGAGGTTCAATCCAGATGCTGCACCTGGTGCGGGTAGGTACGCTCCAGGATCTCCACGATCCGGGTGAGGAGGGCGTTGTAGGGCGCGGGGATGCCGTGGCGTTCCGCCCGCCGCGCGATCTCCCCGTTGAGGAACGCGATCTCCGTGGGACGGCGTCGGAGCACATCCTGGAGCATGGAAGGGAGGTGGGTGCGCTCCTGTGGGGACTGGTGGCGCCGGAGGAGCGTATCCAGGACCCTTTGCGGATCCAGGGAAACTCCCTCCGCGGCCGCCACCGCCACCGTCTCCGC
This window encodes:
- a CDS encoding methylenetetrahydrofolate reductase C-terminal domain-containing protein; the protein is MNRPEAVRPKYENRLLQSLQEGRFVLTLESPPLSGSKPLEEVADSVIRMGRWARQDGRIAALTISDRVRTDHDHDALLVGRMVAEATGILPVVHWAGKGRTLPDLERDLERARQEGLEAFLFITGDALREPPPDRPARYLDSVQSLWIARKELPSAFLAAAVNPFKYREEELFGQYVKALKKLRAGADVLITQIGWDPRKFQELQAFLASRGVRVPILASVWLLTPSLALRIRDAKLPGVPIPEDFLRRLEEDAKLEDGGRSVAIRRAALQVVGARLLGYGGAHLCGVHTERTLEQLLDQVATLEASCRDLESWQEAWQEVMTHPDGRPVRLAPEGAFYLDQGAGAVVASPGEVRGFRILEAVDHWMFQPSSPVAKLGAILFRPVSRQSAAGRVLARVEHALKGPWVGCQLCGFCRLPYTFFVCPETCPKGLANGPCGGTDGNTCEFGDRECIHARIYRLAKHTGQMERWEQTWVPPVPEEIRGTCSWIGHFQGSGPEARILPPVSQARERAAAPPGPVPVPGGSLPFPEDG